One stretch of Cryptosporidium parvum Iowa II chromosome 3, whole genome shotgun sequence DNA includes these proteins:
- a CDS encoding hypothetical protein (similar to ribonuclease P), with protein sequence MSFELCVNWPGDLNKAKELILKAYSFGYLGIAFNNTLNLVEKCNKLRSSPNKNSVSGNILSILAKEGHVCPIQYIQLEKEELRGMRKRSLIVKSNSGPLVPKNAYLPLSLSCHNFEINKQFGKEDDTSFDFLQLRRLSIVFDNPDCVPYINALSRGPCNESSDSWSKAIFSSVPNQPYDLVSVRPTTQNALNSAISSVECDIISIDISSAPRLPFIIKRPQINLAISRGIFFELDISQCILNKGNSRRNFFSNLNTLTRHVPHKNIIITCNPSFPLDIKTPMDLSNICHVLLSLDFDRKVKVNSFDFINNNAIKALAKGTNRRSFASVILINKKEEHPDQEMDIS encoded by the coding sequence ATGAGTTTTGAATTATGCGTAAACTGGCCAGGAGATTTAAACAAAGCAAAAGAATTGATTCTTAAAGCTTATAGTTTTGGATATCTTGGCATTGCCTTTAACAATACTCTGAATTTGGTAGAAAAATGCAACAAGTTAAGAAGTAGCCCAAATAAGAATTCAGTAAGTGGCAATATTCTTAGCATCCTGGCTAAAGAAGGACACGTTTGTCctattcaatatattcaattagaaaaagaagaactTCGTGGCATGAGAAAAAGAAGTCTTATTGTCAAGTCAAATAGTGGTCCATTAGTTCCTAAAAATGCATATTTACCTCTTAGCCTTTCCTGccataattttgaaattaataaacaatTTGGAAAAGAAGATGATACATCTTTTGACTTTCTTCAACTAAGAAGATTAAGCATAGTTTTTGATAATCCTGATTGCGTTCCTTATATAAATGCTTTATCTAGAGGACCATGCAATGAATCTTCTGATAGCTGGAGCAAGGCTATATTCTCATCAGTACCAAATCAACCCTACGATTTGGTCTCTGTAAGACCAACCACACAAAATGCATTAAATTCTGCAATTTCATCTGTAGAATGCGATATCATTTCTATCGACATTTCATCTGCTCCAAGACttccatttattattaaacgCCCACAAATTAACCTTGCAATCTCCAGAGGAATCTTTTTTGAACTTGATATCTCACAATGCATATTAAATAAAGGTAATTCCAGACGTAATTTTTTCTCTAATCTTAATACACTTACCAGACATGTTCCccacaaaaatattattattacatgCAATCCATCATTTCCATTGGATATTAAGACTCCTATGGACTTATCCAACATTTGTCATGTACTTTTATCGCTGGATTTTGATAGAAAGGTTAAAGTCAACTCATTTgactttattaataataatgctATTAAAGCCCTTGCTAAAGGAACAAATAGACGCTCATTTGCATCcgttattttaattaacaaaaaagaagagCATCCTGATCAAGAAATGGACATTTCATAG
- a CDS encoding hypothetical protein (within locus of cryptosporidium paralogs), with protein MFLFEKQKCILQLLKTKYRKRKCDSLPRIISVSLSCRRIMKQIENLEKSLEKLTEQIKKLERYILNCFLSAIKMLWKEGREQSFEIDEEAAKECDYKELYLIWQEQQLLKKYKTLLNSFTTSSFGKKASRSSNTSCFCRKTQSAKCKKYAFKRFLLTLEKVEAKIKSLTVEFVSCASYLTLNGISNNEAEPTNENRPASLIGSLGELLS; from the coding sequence atgtttttatttgaaaaacaAAAGTGTATACTTCAATTGcttaaaacaaaatatagaaaaagaaaatgcGATTCATTGCCTAGAATAATTTCTGTTTCATTAAGTTGTCGTAGAATTATGAaacaaattgaaaatttggaaaaatcattggaaaaattaactgaacaaattaaaaaacttGAGagatatattttgaattgttTCCTATCTGCTATAAAAATGTTATGGAAGGAAGGGCGAGAACAATCCTTCGAAATAGATGAAGAAGCTGCAAAAGAATGTGACTATAAAGAATTGTACTTAATTTGGCAAGAACAACAacttttaaagaaatataaaacATTATTAAACTCATTTACTACTTCAAGCTTTGGGAAAAAAGCTTCAAGAAGTTCAAATACTTCATGCTTTTGTAGAAAAACCCAAAGTGCAAAGTGCAAAAAATATGCATTTAAAAGGTTTCTCTTAACATTAGAAAAAGTTGAAGCAAAGATTAAAAGTTTGACTGTTGAATTTGTGAGTTGTGCTTCATATTTAACTCTCAATGGCATATCTAATAATGAAGCAGAACCAACAAATGAAAATAGGCCCGCCTCTTTAATTGGTTCATTGGGTGAGCTATTGAGTTAA
- a CDS encoding hypothetical protein (with a signal peptide, within locus of cryptosporidium paralogs) — protein MCSFLYFILLSVFFVWDASNYSEEYGFSSEIISFIKIKEEHEKEFLVTPLGANSAIIVDAGSGSNDNAVLTVFGDAFSTQFDEIGLSDEEKNEMSRIFSNDCNADVMSYLISVLSTLFVSLKQYECELKLLEKSYRACRGYGGLMRRIKRCNEVEEKYRQNRRGGRETLSQIKKFGEKTIQCATAISRGLWLAGKHTNVENVDSTVECTEQQLLNEQCSLTTYKVFYSVLLSALISVSVSSSKCKEKRKCRKVSRKCKCIFSTADQIEELINELEKKITDKNAFIRSCTKHLINTSGSVNTNQVRAPSEEIDGGLKEITQVSQLLTGTF, from the coding sequence ATGTGTTCATTTCTGTATTTTATACTTTTGTCTGTATTTTTCGTGTGGGATGCTTCCAATTACAGTGAGGAATACGGTTTTTCTtcagaaataatttcattcatcaaaattaaagaagagcatgaaaaagaatttctGGTTACACCATTGGGAGCAAATTCAGCTATTATTGTGGATGCTGGAAGTGGAAGTAATGATAATGCAGTTCTAACTGTATTTGGTGATGCATTTTCTACTcaatttgatgaaattggGTTATCAGACgaagaaaagaatgagATGAGTCGTATATTCAGTAATGATTGTAACGCTGATGTAATGAGTTATTTAATCTCTGTTTTAAGTACATTATTTGTTTCTCTCAAACAATATGAATGTGAATTGAAGCTTTTGGAAAAGAGCTACAGAGCGTGCAGAGGATATGGAGGTTTAATGAGAAGAATTAAACGGTGCAATGAGGTCGAGGAAAAATACAGACAAAATAGGAGAGGTGGACGTGAAACTTTGAGTCAGATTAAAAAATTCGGTGAAAAGACTATACAGTGTGCTACTGCAATTTCTAGGGGTTTATGGCTTGCAGGTAAACATACGAATGTTGAAAATGTAGATTCCACTGTTGAATGTACGGAGCAGCAACTATTAAACGAGCAATGTAGTTTAACCACCTACAAAGTTTTTTATTCAGTTTTACTATCAGCTTTAATATCTGTCTCCGtatcatcttcaaaatgcaaagaaaaaagaaaatgtaGGAAGGTGAGCAGGAAGTGCAAGTGTATTTTTTCAACTGCTGATCAAATAGAAGAACTTATAAATGAAttggagaaaaaaattactgATAAAAATGCTTTCATCCGCAGTTGTACAAAACACTTAATAAATACAAGTGGATCTGTCAATACCAATCAGGTTAGAGCTCCATCAGAGGAGATAGATGGCGGGCTTAAAGAAATTACGCAAGTTAGTCAATTACTAACAGGAACTTTCTAA
- a CDS encoding eIF2G GTpase. eukaryotic translation initiation factor 2 gamma subunit (ZnR+GTpase) (transcripts identified by EST) codes for KKLFVDIEFIKMSSDHLSKQDADNLDLTKLTPITPEVISRQATINLGTIGHVAHGKSTVVRAVSGVQTVRFKDEKERNITIKLGYANAKIYKCTNPNCPPPKCYRSYGSNKEDEPMCEVPSCNHKMQLLRHVSFVDCPGHDILMSTMLNGAAVMDAALLLVAGNETCPQPQTSEHLAAVEIMKLKHIIILQNKVELIKEAQAQEQYKQIKDFVAGTSAQDAPIIPISAVLKFNIDVLCEYICTQIPIPIRDFTSSPRMIIIRSFDVNKPGEDAQNMRGGVAGGSIIKGVLKIGDEIEVRPGIYNKDADGEFTCRPIRSKIVSLFAEHNDLKYAVSGGLIGVGTKIDPTLTRANRLSGQVLGHPGFLPEIYDSINITLYRMRRLLGVRAHDGSKAQAKVSKLREGELLMVNIGSTTTGGRVTKIRDDLATFQLSSPVCCSVGDKLAISRRVDKHWRLIGFGDIISGDTVRIINDY; via the coding sequence aagaagtTGTTTGTGGACATAGAATTTATCAAGATGTCTAGTGATCATTTATCTAAGCAAGATGCAGATAATTTGGACTTGACCAAGTTAACTCCAATTACTCCAGAAGTAATTTCTCGTCAAGCAACAATAAATTTAGGTACAATTGGGCATGTTGCTCATGGAAAATCTACAGTTGTTAGGGCAGTTTCTGGAGTTCAGACTGTTAGATTCAAGGACGAAAAAGAGagaaatattactattaaattAGGATATGCAAATGCAAAGATATATAAGTGTACTAACCCAAATTGTCCACCTCCTAAATGCTATCGTAGCTATGGATCAAATAAGGAAGATGAACCAATGTGTGAAGTTCCATCGTGTAATCATAAGATGCAGCTTCTCCGTCATGTATCTTTTGTGGACTGTCCTGGCCACGATATTCTTATGTCTACCATGTTAAACGGAGCAGCTGTTATGGATGCAGCACTCCTATTGGTAGCCGGTAATGAGACATGCCCACAACCACAAACTTCTGAGCACCTTGCAGCCGTAGAGATCATGAAGCTCAAgcatattattattcttcaGAATAAAGTcgaattaattaaagaagcTCAGGCGCAAGAACAatataaacaaattaaGGACTTTGTTGCCGGTACTTCTGCACAAGATGCTCCAATAATACCTATTTCCGCAGTCTTAAAGTTTAACATTGACGTTCTCTGTGAATATATTTGTACACAAATTCCCATTCCTATTAGAGATTTTACATCATCACCCAGAATGATTATTATCAGATCCTTTGATGTAAACAAACCAGGAGAAGATGCTCAAAATATGAGAGGCGGAGTTGCAGGAGgatcaattattaaaggaGTTCTCAAGATTGGAGACGAAATTGAGGTCAGACCTGGCATCTATAATAAGGATGCTGATGGAGAATTTACTTGCAGACCGATTAGATCCAAGATTGTCAGTCTCTTTGCTGAGCATAATGATTTGAAATACGCAGTTTCAGGCGGACTAATTGGAGTCGGAACAAAAATTGATCCAACTTTGACAAGAGCCAACAGACTATCTGGACAAGTTCTTGGACATCCTGGCTTCTTGCCAGAAATATACGactctattaatattactttataTCGTATGAGAAGACTTCTAGGAGTGCGCGCCCATGATGGCTCTAAAGCACAAGCTAAAGTGTCTAAACTTAGAGAAGGTGAGCTTCTTATGGTTAACATTGGATCCACGACTACAGGAGGAAGGGTCACAAAGATTAGAGACGACCTTGCTACCTTCCAACTTTCATCTCCTGTTTGCTGTAGCGTAGGAGATAAGCTCGCTATTTCCAGGAGAGTTGATAAGCACTGGAGACTTATTGGCTTTGGTGACATTATCTCTGGAGATACTGTCAGGATCATTAATGACTACTAA